From the Budorcas taxicolor isolate Tak-1 chromosome 1, Takin1.1, whole genome shotgun sequence genome, one window contains:
- the PWP2 gene encoding periodic tryptophan protein 2 homolog, with the protein MKFAYRFSNLLGTVYRCGNLNFTCDGNSVISPVGNRVTVFDLKNNKSNTLPLATRYNIKCVGLSPDGRLAIIVDEGGDALLVSLVCRSVLHHFHFKGAVHSVSFSPDGRKFVVTKGNIAQMYHAPGRKREFNAFVLDKTYFGPYDETTCIDWTDDSRCFAVGSRDMSTWVFGAERWDNLIYYALGGHKDAIVACFFEASSLDLYTLSQDGALCVWQCDTPPEGLRLKAPTGWKADLLRRGEEEEEKEAERETTIRGKATPAAEEQQGKVKYSRLAKYFFNKEGDFNNLTAAAYHKKVHLLVTGFASGIFHLHELPEFNLIHSLSISDQRVASVTINSSGDWIAFGCSGLGQLLVWEWQSESYVLKQQGHFNSMVSLAYSPDGQHIVTGGDDGKVKVWNTLSGFCFVTFTEHSSGVTGVTFTTTGYVIVTSSMDGTVRAFDLHRYRNFRTFTSPRPTQFSCVAVDSSGEIVSAGAQDSFEVFIWSMQTGRLLDVLSGHEGPISGLCFNPMKSVLASASWDRTVRLWDMADSWRTTETLALTSDALAVTFRPDGAELAVATLNAQITFWDPENAVQTGSIEGRHDLKTGRKELDKITAKHSAKGKAFTTLCYSADGQSILAGGMSKFVCIYHVREQILRKKFEISCNLSLDAMEEFLNRRKMTEFGNLALIDQDAAEEGGVVIPLPGVKKGDMSSRHFKPEIRVTSLRFSPTGRCWAATTTEGLLIYSLDAQMLFDPFELDTSVTPVRIRAALRQRDFTRAILLAFRLNERKLLQETLEAVPWDEIEVISSSLPDLYVEKVLEFLASSFEVSRHLEFYLIWTQKLLMVHGQKLKSRVGTLLPVVQFLQKNIQRHLDDVSKLCDWNRYNLQYALAVSKQRGLKRPSEPPCSEEEADVSEDDDDSLHLLGGGPGHADGPLA; encoded by the exons ttttcaaatttgctggggACAGTCTATCGGTGTGGAAACTTAAATTTTACCTGTGATGGGAATTCAGTtatcagccctgtgggaaacagAGTTACTGTGTTCGACTTGAAAAA CAACAAGTCCAACACCCTGCCCCTGGCCACTCGCTACAACATCAAGTGTGTGGGGCTGTCCCCGGACGGCCGCCTGGCCATCATTGTTGACGAAG GGGGCGATGCGCTGCTGGTCAGCCTGGTCTGCAGGTCTGTGCTGCACCACTTCCACTTCAAGGGTGCTGTGCACAGCGTCTCCTTCTCCCCCGATGGCAG GAAATTCGTCGTCACCAAAGGCAACATTGCTCAGATGTACCATGCCCCTGGGAGGAAGCGGGAATTCAACGCATTCGTCCTGGACAAAACCTATTTTGGGCCATATGACGAGACCACATGCATTGACTGGACAGATGACTCCCG GTGCTTTGCAGTCGGGAGCAGAGACATGTCCACGTGGGTGTTTGGGGCCGAGCGCTGGGACAACCTCATCTACTACGCGCTGGGAGGACACAAGGATGCCATCGTGGCCTGCTTCTTCGAGGCCAGCAGCCTGGAC CTGTACACGCTCAGCCAGGACGGCGCCCTGTGCGTGTGGCAGTGTGACACCCCTCCTGAGGGCCTGAGGCTGAAGGCCCCCACAGGCTGGAAGGCAGACCTGCTGcggaggggggaggaggaggaggagaaggaggcagagagggagaccACCATCCGCGGGAAGGCCACGCCGGCCGCCGAGGAGCAGCAAGGGAAAGTGAAGTACTCGCGGCTGGCCAA gtactttttcaacaaagaagGAGATTTTAACAATCTGACGGCTGCTGCATATCACAAGAAGGTCCACCTCTTGGTCACTGGTTTTGCTTCTGGAATCTTCCACCTTCACGAGCTCCCAGAGTTCAACCTTATCCACTCACTGAG CATCTCGGATCAGAGGGTTGCATCCGTCACCATCAACAGCTCTGGGGACTGGATCGCCTTTGGGTGCTCAG GCCTGGGCCAGCTGCTGGTGTGGGAGTGGCAGAGCGAGTCCTACGTGCTCAAGCAGCAGGGCCACTTCAATAGCATGGTGTCCCTGGCCTACTCCCCCGACGGGCAGCACATCGTGACCGGCGGGGACGACGGCAAG GTCAAGGTGTGGAACACCCTCAGCGGCTTCTGCTTTGTCACTTTCACGGAGCACTCAAGTGGGGTCACCGGCGTGACCTTCACCACCACTGGCTACGTCATCGTGACCTCCTCCATGGACGGGACTGTGCGCGCCTTTGATCTTCACAG GTACCGGAACTTCCGCACCTTCACATCCCCACGCCCCACCCAGTTCTCCTGCGTGGCTGTGGACTCGAGCGGGGAGATCGTCTCTGCTGGAGCACAGGACTCTTTCGAGGTCTTCATCTGGTCCATGCAGACGGGGCGGCTGCTTGAT GTTTTGTCTGGCCACGAGGGGCCCATCAGTGGACTGTGTTTTAACCCCATGAAGTCGGTCCTGGCCAGCGCCTCCTGGGACAGGACGGTGCGTCTGTGGGACATGGCGGACAGCTGGAGGACCACAGAGACGCTGGCCCTCACTTCTGACG CTCTGGCCGTGACCTTTCGCCCTGATGGTGCTGAACTGGCCGTGGCCACACTGAATGCACAGATCACCTTCTGGGACCCAGAGAATGCAGTACAGACGGGCTCCATCGAGGGCAGGCATGACCTCAAGACGGGCCGGAAGGAGCTGGACAAGATCACCGCCAAGCACTCAGCCAAGGGGAA GGCCTTCACCACTCTGTGCTACTCCGCGGATGGCCAGAGCATCCTGGCGGGAGGGATGTCCAAGTTCGTGTGCATCTATCACGTCAGGGAGCAGATTCTCAGGAAGAAGTTCGAGATCTCCTGCAACCTGTCATTGGACGCCATGGAG GAATTTTTGAACCGAAGGAAAATGACGGAGTTTGGCAACCTGGCACTCATTGACCAAGATGCTGCGGAGGAGGGCGGGGTTGTCATACCATTGCCGggtgtgaagaaag GTGACATGAGCTCCCGGCACTTCAAACCTGAGATCAGGGTGACTTCGCTCCGCTTCTCCCCGACCG GGCGCTGCTGGGCGGCCACCACCACCGAGGGGCTCCTGATTTACTCCTTGGATGCCCAGATGCTCTTTGACCCATTTGAGCTGGACACCAGCGTCACCCCCGTGCGGATCCGGGCGGCGCTGCGCCAGCGGGACTTCACCAGGGCCATCCTCCTAGCCTTCCGGCTCAACGAGAGGAAGCtgctgcaggagaccctggaggcGGTGCCCTGGGACGAGA TCGAGGTCATAAGCTCCTCCCTGCCCGACTTGTACGTGGAGAAGGTGCTGGAGTTTTTAGCTTCATCCTTTGAAGTATCTCGCCATTTAGAATTCTACCTCATATGGACTCAGAAACTGCTCATGGTGCATGGACAGAAGCTGAAATCCAG AGTGGGGACGCTGCTGCCAGTGGTTCAGTTTCTTCAGAAGAACATCCAGCGCCACTTGGATGATGTCTCCAAACT CTGTGACTGGAACCGCTACAACCTGCAGTACGCGCTGGCCGTCTCAAAGCAGCGGGGCCTGAAGCGGCCCTCAGAGCCACCGTGCAGTGAGGAGGAGGCAGACGTGTCCGAGGACGACGACGACAGTCTGCACCTGCTCGGGGGAGGGCCTGGGCACGCGGACGGGCCACTGGCCTAG